A window of the Dissulfuribacter thermophilus genome harbors these coding sequences:
- the flgL gene encoding flagellar hook-associated protein FlgL produces the protein MRVTVANIFNQIKTDLGNITEEMSLKTSQISSGKIYRRPSDAPVALTHALSIRSSISVTNQVQRNIVYGQGWTRSTEEVLNQVQERLTRAKTLAIQGANDTQNADTRRAIAEEVKGILEELVSLGNTRFGGRYLFGGTKTKGYDRGQAPFVLGQDGKVQYLGNRDNFEITVADGLTKVINIDGDTAFMQGGVFDSVSKLYDSLVSNSQEDIDASIGAIDEALKNISVQISKAGSISGSLERLESMADSLELTDKERLSDIEDIDMVEAATDLTRLQTSYQASLAAASKIMQLSLADFI, from the coding sequence ATGCGGGTGACAGTAGCAAATATCTTCAACCAAATAAAGACAGATCTTGGAAATATTACTGAGGAAATGTCGTTGAAGACGTCTCAGATTTCTTCTGGCAAGATATACAGGCGTCCCTCTGATGCACCTGTGGCACTTACCCATGCATTGTCTATAAGATCCAGTATATCTGTGACAAACCAGGTTCAGAGAAACATCGTATATGGCCAGGGATGGACGCGATCCACAGAAGAGGTACTGAATCAGGTGCAAGAGCGCTTGACTCGTGCAAAGACTCTGGCGATTCAGGGTGCCAATGACACCCAGAATGCAGATACCAGACGTGCTATTGCAGAAGAGGTCAAGGGAATCCTTGAGGAATTGGTTAGCCTCGGGAACACAAGATTTGGAGGGCGATATCTATTTGGTGGCACTAAGACCAAGGGCTATGACCGAGGGCAGGCACCCTTTGTGCTGGGTCAGGACGGCAAGGTACAGTATCTTGGCAATAGAGACAACTTCGAGATTACCGTAGCAGATGGTCTGACCAAAGTTATAAACATAGACGGAGACACTGCTTTTATGCAAGGAGGCGTATTTGATAGTGTCAGTAAACTCTATGACAGCCTCGTATCTAACAGCCAAGAAGACATTGATGCCTCTATTGGTGCCATTGATGAGGCATTGAAGAACATCAGTGTACAGATCTCAAAGGCAGGTTCCATTTCAGGTTCACTTGAACGCCTTGAATCAATGGCTGACTCTCTTGAACTTACTGATAAAGAACGGCTTTCTGACATAGAGGATATAGACATGGTTGAGGCAGCAACAGATCTTACTAGGCTCCAGACCAGCTATCAGGCAAGCCTTGCTGCAGCCTCTAAAATAATGCAACTTAGTCTTGCAGATTTTATTTAG
- the tmk gene encoding dTMP kinase produces MGKLIAIEGIDGTGKSTLAKNLYNALKEKGFDAVLSFEPTFGRYGKILRQSFTSPERLSPEEELRLFTEDRREHVRDFIEPALKEGKIVVLDRYYLSTIAYQGARGLEPEKIRVENEAFSPRPDLAIILVLDPESALRRIEEKRGETPNSFEALDYLRRVKKIFDELDYPFIQKIDASKSKEEILEDVLNIIIPLATEDT; encoded by the coding sequence ATGGGTAAACTGATTGCAATAGAAGGTATAGACGGGACTGGGAAATCCACTCTTGCCAAAAATCTCTATAACGCCTTGAAAGAAAAGGGCTTTGACGCTGTTTTAAGCTTTGAGCCAACCTTTGGAAGGTATGGTAAAATTCTTAGGCAAAGTTTTACCAGTCCCGAACGGCTTTCTCCTGAAGAAGAATTGAGACTCTTTACAGAAGATAGGAGAGAGCATGTAAGGGACTTTATAGAACCTGCCCTAAAAGAGGGAAAGATTGTAGTCCTTGATCGCTATTACCTGTCCACTATTGCTTATCAAGGGGCAAGAGGACTGGAGCCTGAAAAGATCAGGGTAGAAAATGAAGCATTTTCACCAAGGCCAGACCTGGCCATAATACTAGTCCTTGACCCAGAAAGCGCCCTGAGGCGCATTGAAGAAAAAAGGGGGGAAACCCCCAATTCATTCGAGGCCCTGGATTACCTGAGGAGGGTGAAAAAGATCTTTGACGAATTGGATTACCCCTTCATCCAAAAGATTGACGCCTCTAAAAGTAAAGAAGAAATATTAGAAGACGTCTTAAATATAATTATTCCTCTGGCAACAGAGGACACTTGA
- a CDS encoding Smr/MutS family protein, with translation MGHLTFTPFESLGKEIKKLRRDKILNDVSLTRNTAAKSQHMLDSQEVFENEKELMMFLREMEGVVPLKKEESKVEESFLNQPKREPTLDHSQTEEEVLKKLKELVSGNGFISLKDTSEFVSGGRSSFSSVVADALHKGRFSVQAYLDLHGVDVVTALALCEEFVADSIKKDLRCIAFIHGRGLGSKDGPVLKKAVVDWLKRGPYRRFLVAYASAPPWDGGTGVTYCLLKRSAYKKRKNG, from the coding sequence ATGGGACATCTCACCTTTACGCCATTTGAGAGCCTTGGTAAGGAAATAAAAAAACTACGAAGGGACAAGATCCTAAATGACGTCAGTTTGACTAGGAATACCGCCGCTAAATCTCAACACATGTTGGATTCTCAGGAAGTATTTGAGAATGAAAAAGAATTAATGATGTTTTTAAGGGAGATGGAGGGCGTGGTCCCTCTGAAAAAGGAAGAGTCCAAGGTAGAAGAAAGTTTTTTGAACCAACCCAAAAGAGAGCCTACTTTAGACCACAGTCAAACAGAGGAGGAAGTCCTAAAAAAATTAAAGGAACTCGTCTCTGGGAATGGTTTTATTTCATTGAAAGACACCTCAGAATTTGTCAGTGGAGGGCGAAGTTCCTTTTCCTCAGTGGTAGCAGATGCACTACACAAGGGCCGTTTTAGTGTGCAGGCATACCTGGACCTCCATGGAGTTGACGTGGTGACTGCATTGGCATTATGTGAAGAGTTCGTTGCCGATTCCATAAAAAAGGATCTAAGATGTATTGCTTTTATTCACGGTAGAGGTCTAGGTTCAAAAGATGGTCCGGTCCTTAAAAAGGCAGTGGTGGACTGGCTCAAAAGAGGCCCTTACAGGAGATTCCTTGTTGCCTATGCAAGTGCACCACCCTGGGATGGAGGAACAGGAGTAACCTATTGCCTTCTAAAGCGTTCCGCATATAAGAAGAGAAAAAATGGGTAA
- a CDS encoding flagellar basal body P-ring protein FlgI translates to MVRKVLCITIALIFMTNLAPAHGARIKDIAQVQGMRINQLVGYGLVVGLNGSGDGTQAKFTLQSIANMMERMGINVDPNQVKVKNAAGVMVTANLPTFTKPGQRIDCVVSSIGDAKSLQGGTLLMTPLKGPDGKIYAIAQGPLSIGGFAAGGAGGSVQKNHPTVGKIPNGAIVERTVDVDLNNRTSITYSLYYPDITTVARMAEAINDALGQDVAKAVDPESVRIDIPPEFQGNVLSFLSRIEAIEVDPDVKAKVVLDERTGTVVMGEDVRIKTVAVSHGNLSIQIKETPQVSQPAPFGAGQTVVTPATKVKVKEEKAHLMVLESGPTIGELVRALNAVGVTPRDLISILQSIKSAGALQAELEVI, encoded by the coding sequence ATGGTTAGAAAGGTCTTATGTATAACAATCGCACTAATTTTTATGACCAATTTGGCCCCTGCCCATGGAGCGCGCATAAAAGATATAGCCCAGGTGCAGGGCATGCGTATCAATCAACTGGTAGGTTATGGTCTTGTTGTCGGACTAAATGGTTCTGGCGATGGTACCCAGGCAAAATTTACGCTCCAGTCCATTGCAAATATGATGGAACGAATGGGGATAAATGTGGACCCCAATCAAGTTAAGGTGAAGAACGCAGCAGGCGTCATGGTAACGGCGAATCTCCCCACATTTACGAAACCAGGCCAGAGAATAGACTGCGTGGTATCTAGCATTGGAGATGCCAAAAGCCTTCAAGGAGGTACGCTCCTCATGACCCCCCTCAAAGGGCCAGACGGAAAAATATATGCCATAGCCCAGGGGCCATTGAGTATTGGAGGATTTGCAGCAGGTGGCGCTGGTGGAAGCGTGCAAAAAAATCATCCAACTGTGGGCAAAATACCAAACGGGGCAATAGTAGAGAGGACTGTAGATGTAGATTTGAATAACAGGACCAGCATCACCTATAGTCTATACTATCCTGATATCACCACAGTAGCCCGTATGGCAGAGGCCATAAATGATGCGTTGGGTCAGGACGTAGCCAAGGCTGTGGACCCAGAATCTGTTAGAATTGACATTCCTCCAGAATTTCAGGGAAACGTACTCAGTTTTTTATCAAGAATAGAGGCTATTGAAGTGGATCCAGACGTAAAGGCAAAGGTAGTACTGGATGAACGCACTGGTACTGTGGTCATGGGTGAGGACGTGAGGATAAAGACCGTTGCGGTTTCACACGGCAATCTCAGCATTCAAATAAAGGAGACCCCGCAGGTGTCTCAGCCAGCCCCCTTTGGGGCGGGACAGACGGTTGTAACACCGGCTACAAAGGTCAAGGTAAAAGAAGAGAAGGCCCACCTCATGGTCCTTGAGTCAGGACCGACAATAGGCGAACTCGTAAGGGCCCTAAACGCTGTGGGAGTAACCCCAAGGGACCTTATTTCAATACTTCAATCCATAAAGTCTGCAGGGGCCCTACAGGCAGAGTTAGAGGTGATTTAG
- a CDS encoding FlgO family outer membrane protein, translating into MKKFNFFILLILLSGCSFPGFKKEQNYALLETNTTINQSETINQSPKESENSQAEEFDQFMHNLSSQLLHNLNGTTDLQGPIAVTTFVDLNHLYRTSPFGRYIAEGLMGELQRAGLMVTEIRKTESILIKERFGEYSLSRNIKEISKHSSAEYLLVGTYVVRGDNIFVNARIISNKNNIVVSSAQAHLMRNSFLDRMLWPSAAPDVSPTVTIPIKALGEESNVEIIPAGS; encoded by the coding sequence ATGAAAAAATTCAATTTCTTCATCCTCTTAATACTATTGAGTGGCTGCTCTTTTCCAGGATTCAAAAAAGAACAAAATTACGCATTATTAGAAACCAACACAACCATCAATCAGAGTGAGACTATCAACCAGAGTCCAAAAGAATCAGAAAACTCTCAGGCGGAAGAATTTGACCAGTTCATGCACAATCTTTCTTCCCAGCTCCTACACAACTTGAATGGGACGACAGACCTCCAAGGCCCCATTGCTGTAACAACATTTGTGGACCTAAATCATCTTTACAGGACCTCTCCATTTGGACGCTACATCGCAGAGGGACTTATGGGAGAACTCCAGAGGGCTGGGCTCATGGTTACTGAAATAAGGAAAACAGAATCTATCCTTATAAAGGAACGATTTGGAGAATATAGCCTTTCAAGAAACATAAAAGAGATTTCAAAACACTCTTCTGCTGAATACCTACTAGTTGGCACCTATGTTGTTCGAGGAGACAACATATTCGTGAACGCAAGGATTATATCAAACAAAAACAATATAGTGGTCTCTTCTGCCCAGGCCCATCTTATGAGAAATTCATTTCTAGACCGAATGCTCTGGCCATCCGCAGCTCCTGATGTATCACCCACAGTCACTATTCCCATTAAAGCCCTTGGTGAGGAGAGTAATGTGGAAATAATTCCCGCTGGATCGTAG
- the flgA gene encoding flagellar basal body P-ring formation chaperone FlgA, with protein sequence MIKIAMQIRICFIIYLLLFTLQHSPYVFAGTSHHKKSVEQLHEVTLGELRRVFLKTINTYSPWAGDEIEIRNLRIYPSRIKVPNGKISFDVRPPANGRYLGRVTIPVTILVNKNPVHRIQVSGEVEVYTDVLCAKRALKKGDLITAEDLVVTRRPLSRLHGEPLTEIEDAVGMELKRGLRSGQIIRRRDLKRPFLVRRGQLVTVIARSPHILITLPGRAQDNGAKGDVIRVKNLSTKKVLLAEVKGPKTVEVVF encoded by the coding sequence ATGATAAAGATAGCCATGCAAATTAGGATATGCTTCATCATATATCTTCTATTATTCACACTACAGCATAGTCCCTATGTATTTGCTGGCACTAGCCACCATAAGAAATCAGTAGAGCAGCTTCATGAAGTCACTCTAGGGGAATTGAGAAGGGTATTTCTAAAAACGATCAACACCTATTCCCCCTGGGCCGGAGACGAGATAGAGATCAGGAATCTCCGAATTTATCCCTCGAGGATAAAAGTCCCCAATGGGAAGATCAGTTTTGATGTCAGGCCACCGGCAAACGGCCGTTACCTTGGAAGAGTCACCATTCCAGTCACCATCCTAGTCAATAAAAACCCAGTTCACAGAATACAGGTTTCTGGCGAAGTAGAGGTTTACACCGACGTCCTCTGCGCAAAAAGGGCCCTCAAAAAGGGCGATCTGATCACGGCAGAAGATCTCGTGGTGACGAGACGCCCCCTTTCAAGGCTACATGGAGAACCTTTAACTGAAATAGAAGATGCAGTGGGCATGGAGTTGAAGAGGGGGCTTAGGAGTGGGCAGATCATAAGAAGACGAGATTTGAAACGACCTTTTCTGGTAAGACGCGGGCAACTGGTAACGGTTATCGCCCGTTCCCCACACATTTTGATAACTCTTCCTGGTAGAGCCCAGGACAATGGGGCAAAGGGGGATGTGATCAGGGTAAAAAACCTCTCTACAAAAAAGGTACTCCTTGCCGAGGTGAAGGGTCCTAAGACAGTAGAGGTGGTATTTTAG
- a CDS encoding flagellar basal body L-ring protein FlgH, translated as MGKGLILIVLVTFFISGCAGGRGSLSQAPAIAPTVLPDLVPKVDTKVQTDGSLFTADRSASLVSDFRARHVGDVVTIILQENMKGAKDVKTSTSKQSAFNLGLSGIFGFDFKKRMSPRYPKETIDPSKAHGGTVKDSFNGSGKTSRDASLTGTISARVLSVLPGGNLIIQGTRALKINNETQYLTITGVVRPTDIRPDNTVPSTKIADARIEYTGSGVLAEKQNPGWLPRVLGKISPF; from the coding sequence ATGGGAAAGGGACTCATTTTAATTGTGCTGGTTACGTTTTTCATCTCTGGCTGTGCTGGAGGAAGAGGCTCCTTGTCCCAAGCCCCTGCCATTGCCCCTACAGTGTTACCAGATTTGGTCCCCAAGGTTGATACCAAAGTCCAGACAGATGGCTCTCTATTTACTGCAGATAGGAGTGCAAGCCTTGTTTCTGACTTTAGGGCCAGACACGTTGGGGATGTAGTAACCATTATTCTTCAGGAGAACATGAAGGGTGCAAAGGACGTAAAGACATCCACCTCAAAGCAGAGTGCGTTTAATCTGGGGCTGTCTGGCATCTTTGGTTTTGATTTTAAAAAGCGGATGAGTCCAAGGTATCCCAAAGAGACCATTGATCCCTCCAAGGCACACGGCGGAACAGTAAAGGATTCCTTCAATGGGAGTGGAAAGACCTCAAGGGATGCCTCCCTTACAGGTACCATATCCGCACGTGTATTGAGCGTGCTTCCAGGTGGCAACCTTATCATTCAGGGCACTCGGGCCCTAAAGATAAATAATGAGACACAGTATCTCACCATAACAGGTGTGGTGCGTCCTACTGATATCAGGCCAGACAATACGGTTCCTTCTACAAAGATTGCTGATGCACGCATAGAATATACAGGGAGTGGGGTCCTTGCAGAAAAACAAAATCCAGGCTGGCTCCCAAGGGTCCTGGGAAAGATTTCTCCGTTTTAG
- the fliW gene encoding flagellar assembly protein FliW, with protein MRQNIDMEINTTRFGTIEIEEEKIIKMTRGLLGFPDDRRYVLIPHKEGSPFHWLQSVDTPALAFVVTSPGRFFSDYVFDISDEIEKELEIEAPEDVDCLVIITIPKDNPKKLTANLLGPIVINVKKRLACQVVLDPNVYPVKCPLLPEE; from the coding sequence GTGAGGCAAAATATCGACATGGAGATCAATACTACTCGTTTTGGAACCATTGAGATTGAAGAGGAAAAGATCATCAAGATGACCCGAGGGCTTCTCGGATTTCCAGATGACAGGCGTTACGTTTTGATTCCCCATAAGGAGGGAAGTCCCTTCCACTGGCTTCAAAGCGTAGACACGCCTGCGCTGGCCTTTGTAGTTACAAGTCCGGGGCGTTTCTTTTCAGATTATGTCTTTGATATTTCAGATGAAATCGAAAAAGAGTTGGAGATTGAAGCCCCTGAAGACGTGGACTGCTTGGTAATCATTACAATACCAAAAGATAACCCCAAAAAGCTTACTGCAAACCTTTTGGGTCCTATTGTAATCAATGTCAAAAAGCGCCTTGCCTGCCAGGTGGTTCTTGACCCAAACGTCTATCCAGTCAAGTGTCCTCTGTTGCCAGAGGAATAA
- the csrA gene encoding carbon storage regulator CsrA — protein sequence MLIITRKIGEKIKIGDSIEIVLLDIKGRQASIGISAPKGVTILREEVLKRIKEENIRAAKEAPKTKDLDSLDI from the coding sequence GTGCTAATTATTACAAGAAAAATAGGGGAAAAAATTAAGATAGGAGACTCCATTGAAATAGTGCTATTAGACATAAAGGGACGTCAGGCAAGTATTGGAATAAGCGCTCCAAAGGGAGTGACAATATTGCGTGAAGAGGTTTTGAAACGTATCAAAGAGGAAAATATCAGGGCTGCAAAGGAAGCCCCGAAAACAAAAGATTTGGATAGTTTGGACATTTAG
- a CDS encoding rod-binding protein — MMTPVLFDPTTAVNLKKESLKESLEEKRFKEACKGFEAMFINEMLKAMRKTIPKSGLLDGGLRQEIYESMFDEKVSEALSERGALGIADMLYNAFAPRVINKGEQ, encoded by the coding sequence ATGATGACACCAGTTTTATTTGACCCAACTACAGCAGTAAATCTCAAAAAGGAATCCCTTAAGGAATCCCTTGAGGAAAAGAGATTCAAAGAGGCCTGTAAGGGATTTGAGGCCATGTTCATTAATGAAATGCTCAAGGCAATGAGAAAGACCATTCCAAAGTCTGGCCTTTTGGATGGAGGGCTGCGCCAGGAGATCTACGAATCCATGTTTGATGAAAAGGTCTCCGAGGCCCTCTCAGAAAGAGGTGCATTGGGGATAGCGGACATGCTCTATAACGCATTTGCCCCTCGTGTAATTAATAAAGGAGAGCAGTAG
- a CDS encoding MarR family winged helix-turn-helix transcriptional regulator produces MRKDFQKLTDLLIELYDKMASWDASVVRGSGLSAPQIHTIEVLGNHPRLRMKELAEKIGVTTGTMTVMIDRLEAKGLVERKPHPDDRRSYVVDLTEKGQKSFKEHHDLHIKLTEDIASPLTNEEIAALINGLEKILEGF; encoded by the coding sequence ATGAGAAAGGACTTTCAAAAGCTCACTGATCTTCTGATTGAACTCTACGATAAGATGGCCTCATGGGATGCATCAGTAGTACGCGGTTCAGGGCTTTCCGCACCTCAGATACATACTATAGAGGTCCTTGGAAATCACCCGCGACTTAGGATGAAGGAACTGGCAGAGAAAATTGGTGTTACAACAGGTACCATGACTGTCATGATCGATAGACTTGAGGCAAAGGGGCTTGTTGAGAGAAAACCACACCCAGATGATAGGCGCTCTTATGTTGTTGATCTCACTGAAAAGGGGCAAAAGAGCTTTAAGGAGCATCATGATCTACACATAAAGCTCACTGAGGATATTGCCTCACCCCTTACCAATGAGGAAATAGCAGCCCTTATAAATGGCTTAGAAAAGATCCTGGAAGGTTTTTAA
- the flgK gene encoding flagellar hook-associated protein FlgK: MAGITSLLNIAKTALLTHQLSLQTAGHNVSNVNTEGYSRQEVTLEAQYPNLSPIGNVGNGVTAREITRAYNSFITNTLFSKMSDKAGLETQESAMTTIEGILNEVDGSGLYNQLNEFWSAWDDLSNNAEGIPERMTLLEKAKLLVDGIRERYNSLLNLSNEVNLNLEQTVKDINQTADQIAELNVQIVAMEANGHAANDLRDKRDVLLKKLSELTDLHYFETPRGTYTIIMGKGFQLVEGDRSWHIEYSNGAVNWIGTDGTRTELTQEEVGAGKLGAWLDIKSRISPRDKGLLIGSTANTSGGKAVNSWTRWDEIDGVNITGPFEIHFSGTDQDGLPVTGTFQYDPGPPESGARIQDFLDAIEAAFSGPGKGVQAYVNEDGRISIKDLTPGTKSITFQIDSIQGLVNGLDLGKFDGRYPTNYLETLNQWATALIKEVNTQHSQGAGLAPLTETTGVYSATNTGEPIGFRSSGLFFSDQVKAGSFEIWLFDQNGNVVDYDPSTPEVNDPVVISVDPATTTMEDLKNAVDSIEGISARLVNGHLVIGVDGTTSVAGFAFGKDTSGALLATGLNAFFTGTNAETIGLDQAIQDDPTLIAAAKVESKGTSVVVSQREVIDPQRPLGASIDPGTLTIYKYDQNGLIVGSSEIQVDPAHDSLNEIINRINQIDGVFAEITPTGTLRIYGDSQDFSTIGIGNDTSGLMKYLGIPTANQEIQAFFSVTNDSVPLGSPLSGLSDYGALKAGSFELKTYGPDGALIGESVLNFDPNTMSLQDVANALNGTGLLNASIVDGRLILDAPPGTQGIFFKNDTTNLMSSLGLPTIGQSLTGMYGVEDLNVSLDDIEQSIVPGSFNLYLYDQDGISIPGSPINISVGTWDSLEDIALKLDAISGIKAKVVGGRLDVRAEDGVGSFILTDDTSNLFNTLGIFTPLGGGLSPANNENALSIRDISRYSIDSLNGATINEAYQNLVGRIGIETRGIKTDHEFLKSTVADLQMRRDAISGVSLDEELSNLLKFQHAYTAAAKLISTADELYLALLQAKQ; this comes from the coding sequence ATGGCTGGTATTACGAGTCTCTTAAACATTGCAAAGACCGCTCTTTTGACCCACCAGCTCAGTCTTCAGACCGCAGGCCATAACGTCTCAAACGTAAATACCGAAGGTTATTCAAGACAGGAGGTTACCCTTGAAGCCCAATACCCCAATCTGTCTCCCATCGGCAATGTAGGAAACGGTGTAACTGCCAGGGAAATAACCAGGGCTTACAACAGCTTTATCACCAATACGCTGTTTTCCAAGATGTCTGATAAGGCCGGTCTGGAGACCCAAGAGTCTGCAATGACAACCATCGAAGGTATTTTAAACGAGGTGGATGGTTCTGGACTCTACAACCAGCTAAATGAGTTTTGGAGTGCCTGGGACGATCTATCCAATAACGCCGAAGGTATTCCAGAGAGAATGACCCTTTTAGAAAAGGCTAAGCTGTTGGTAGATGGCATAAGAGAAAGGTATAATAGCCTTTTGAATCTTTCCAACGAAGTCAATCTGAATCTGGAACAGACCGTCAAAGATATAAACCAGACCGCTGATCAAATCGCTGAGCTAAATGTCCAGATTGTGGCAATGGAGGCAAATGGCCACGCGGCTAATGATTTGAGGGACAAAAGAGATGTCCTCCTCAAAAAACTTTCTGAACTCACTGATCTTCATTATTTTGAGACACCACGAGGTACCTATACCATAATTATGGGTAAGGGGTTTCAACTCGTCGAGGGAGATAGATCCTGGCATATAGAATACTCAAATGGCGCTGTGAATTGGATAGGAACCGATGGAACTAGGACTGAGCTTACCCAGGAGGAAGTAGGTGCTGGAAAGCTCGGAGCCTGGCTTGATATTAAGTCGAGAATAAGTCCAAGGGACAAGGGACTTCTCATTGGCTCTACTGCAAACACCAGCGGAGGAAAGGCAGTAAATAGCTGGACACGCTGGGACGAAATAGACGGAGTGAATATAACAGGGCCCTTTGAGATACACTTTTCAGGGACTGATCAAGACGGTCTCCCAGTGACAGGGACCTTTCAATATGATCCTGGTCCTCCAGAATCAGGTGCAAGGATTCAAGATTTCCTCGACGCCATAGAGGCGGCTTTTTCTGGTCCTGGAAAAGGTGTTCAGGCATACGTAAATGAAGATGGAAGGATTTCAATAAAAGATCTCACTCCTGGTACCAAGTCCATAACCTTTCAGATTGATTCCATACAAGGCCTTGTGAATGGACTCGACCTTGGAAAATTCGATGGAAGATATCCAACTAATTATCTGGAAACCTTAAATCAGTGGGCAACTGCCCTTATTAAGGAGGTAAACACTCAACACAGTCAAGGTGCTGGATTGGCCCCGCTTACAGAGACCACAGGGGTCTATAGTGCCACAAATACAGGGGAACCCATTGGTTTCAGGTCCTCTGGACTATTTTTTTCAGACCAAGTTAAGGCGGGATCCTTCGAAATTTGGCTCTTCGATCAAAACGGAAATGTTGTGGACTATGATCCTTCTACCCCAGAAGTAAACGACCCTGTGGTAATATCTGTGGATCCTGCCACAACTACAATGGAAGACCTCAAAAATGCCGTTGACTCAATCGAGGGAATAAGTGCAAGACTTGTAAATGGGCACCTGGTAATAGGTGTTGATGGGACAACCAGTGTGGCTGGCTTTGCCTTTGGGAAGGATACATCAGGGGCCCTCTTAGCCACTGGACTAAATGCCTTTTTTACAGGCACCAATGCAGAGACCATTGGCCTTGACCAGGCAATTCAAGATGACCCAACCTTGATAGCAGCTGCCAAGGTGGAGTCAAAAGGGACTTCTGTTGTCGTGAGCCAGCGAGAGGTCATTGACCCACAGAGGCCACTTGGGGCCTCAATAGATCCTGGTACTCTCACTATATACAAATACGATCAAAATGGCCTCATTGTAGGGAGCTCAGAGATCCAGGTAGATCCCGCACACGATTCCCTCAATGAGATCATCAACAGGATCAATCAGATAGATGGTGTCTTTGCAGAGATCACTCCCACAGGCACACTAAGGATTTACGGAGACAGCCAGGACTTTTCCACGATTGGCATTGGCAACGATACTTCAGGGCTGATGAAATACCTGGGAATCCCCACAGCCAACCAGGAGATCCAGGCTTTTTTCAGCGTTACCAATGACAGCGTCCCACTTGGAAGCCCCCTTTCTGGGCTGAGCGATTATGGCGCCCTTAAGGCTGGATCCTTTGAACTCAAAACCTACGGGCCTGACGGTGCATTGATAGGAGAAAGTGTACTAAATTTCGATCCAAATACCATGAGCCTCCAGGATGTGGCAAATGCCCTCAATGGAACTGGTCTATTAAACGCAAGTATTGTAGACGGTCGTCTTATCCTCGATGCTCCTCCTGGGACGCAAGGCATTTTCTTTAAAAATGATACCACTAATCTAATGAGTTCCCTCGGACTCCCAACAATTGGACAGAGTCTGACAGGGATGTACGGAGTTGAGGACCTAAATGTTTCTCTGGATGATATCGAACAATCCATTGTCCCAGGGTCCTTCAATCTCTATCTGTATGACCAGGACGGAATCTCTATCCCTGGATCCCCTATAAATATCTCTGTTGGGACATGGGATAGTCTTGAGGACATAGCCCTAAAGCTCGACGCAATATCTGGGATTAAGGCCAAAGTAGTTGGAGGCCGCTTGGACGTTCGAGCAGAGGATGGAGTTGGATCGTTTATACTCACGGACGACACCTCTAATCTGTTTAATACTCTGGGAATCTTTACGCCCCTTGGAGGAGGGCTTTCTCCTGCAAACAATGAAAATGCCCTTTCAATTAGAGACATAAGTAGATATTCTATTGATAGCCTTAATGGTGCCACCATAAACGAGGCATATCAAAACCTGGTAGGAAGGATAGGAATTGAGACAAGAGGCATAAAAACCGATCATGAATTTTTAAAGAGCACTGTGGCAGATCTCCAGATGAGGAGGGATGCGATATCAGGGGTATCACTCGATGAAGAGCTCAGTAATCTACTCAAGTTTCAACATGCGTATACTGCGGCTGCAAAGTTGATAAGCACTGCTGATGAGCTCTATCTTGCCTTGTTACAGGCCAAACAATAG